The Devosia sp. A16 genome includes a window with the following:
- a CDS encoding family 43 glycosylhydrolase, whose protein sequence is MTTPKPTWSADNGDGTFTNPLFYEEFSDPDIIRVGEAYYMTGTTMHCMPGLPVLRSTDLVNWTLLCYAFDRLDLGPAFRLEDGEIYGQGIWAPCLRYRDGTFYIFSNVNGQKTQIFTATDPAGPWTRSEAEYNYHDLTVFFDDDGRAYVVWGYRNLRIAELDPSLRRVIPGSERELLPPDSLMGEGAHFYKVGGKYLITSAWFAGPMRMPCARADSLDGPWEINPAISIDEDFGLAEGYRIKGAGIPFTLAPPFELVPPNPAANGRLNLHQGGIVDTPNGEWWGWSMMDYNSLGRLTCLSPITWHDGWPYFGLSGNLGRTPRTWVKPSTASPSSPALPWPERSDDFDGATLNPIWQWNHVPVDAKWSLGERPGHLRLHTLPAADFWRAKNTLTQRAVGPRSTVTAEFDAAGLAAGDVAGLALLGMPWRWVGLARTALGDEIRAFDYQTGHTLAAPVTSSRLWLRAECDFLTEVAQLSYSTDGESFTPIGEPMIMVFQLKTFQGIRYAVFAYNETGQAGGYADFDRVSIDEPHPRGLMQPIPAGESGTLVLANAPSIGLGVALGTVIAATPEALTVEPVGLGRVALRHAGGLLSVTAGGVVTVGGLAGEATQFQWMETPTGEVTLMALATNRFLRIAADGAVRADSPGPRPDGGDGTRFRFAGPV, encoded by the coding sequence TTACGCCTTCGACCGGCTCGACCTCGGCCCCGCCTTCCGGCTCGAGGATGGGGAGATCTACGGCCAGGGCATCTGGGCCCCGTGCCTGCGCTATCGCGACGGCACCTTCTATATCTTCTCCAACGTCAACGGCCAGAAGACCCAGATCTTCACCGCCACCGATCCCGCGGGTCCCTGGACGCGCAGCGAGGCCGAGTACAACTACCACGACCTGACGGTGTTCTTCGACGACGACGGGCGCGCCTATGTGGTCTGGGGCTACCGCAACCTCAGGATCGCCGAGCTCGACCCGAGCCTCCGCCGGGTGATCCCCGGCAGCGAACGCGAGCTGCTGCCGCCTGACAGCCTGATGGGCGAAGGCGCCCACTTCTACAAGGTCGGCGGCAAGTACCTGATCACCAGCGCCTGGTTCGCCGGGCCCATGCGCATGCCCTGCGCCCGCGCCGACAGCCTCGATGGCCCCTGGGAGATCAACCCCGCCATTTCGATCGACGAGGATTTCGGGCTCGCCGAAGGCTATCGGATCAAGGGCGCCGGCATTCCCTTTACCCTCGCGCCGCCATTCGAGCTGGTGCCGCCCAACCCCGCCGCCAACGGCCGGCTCAACCTGCACCAGGGCGGCATCGTCGACACTCCAAATGGCGAGTGGTGGGGCTGGTCGATGATGGATTACAATTCGCTCGGCCGGCTGACCTGCCTGTCGCCCATCACCTGGCACGATGGCTGGCCCTATTTTGGCCTCTCCGGCAATCTCGGCCGTACTCCGCGCACCTGGGTGAAACCCTCCACCGCCTCGCCGTCGTCGCCCGCCCTGCCGTGGCCGGAACGCAGCGACGATTTCGACGGCGCGACGCTCAACCCGATCTGGCAGTGGAACCATGTGCCGGTCGATGCCAAGTGGTCGCTCGGCGAGCGCCCTGGGCATCTCCGCCTCCACACCCTGCCCGCCGCCGATTTCTGGCGGGCGAAGAACACCCTGACGCAGCGCGCGGTCGGCCCGCGTTCCACCGTCACGGCGGAGTTCGACGCTGCCGGCCTCGCCGCCGGCGACGTGGCCGGGCTGGCGCTGCTCGGCATGCCGTGGCGCTGGGTCGGTCTCGCCCGCACTGCCCTGGGCGACGAGATCCGCGCCTTCGACTACCAGACCGGCCACACCCTCGCCGCGCCCGTAACAAGCTCGCGCCTCTGGCTGCGCGCCGAGTGCGACTTCCTCACCGAGGTGGCGCAGCTCAGCTACTCAACCGACGGCGAGAGCTTCACCCCCATCGGCGAGCCGATGATCATGGTGTTCCAGCTCAAGACCTTCCAGGGCATCCGCTATGCGGTGTTCGCCTATAACGAGACCGGGCAAGCCGGCGGCTATGCCGATTTCGACCGCGTCAGCATCGACGAGCCGCACCCGCGCGGCCTGATGCAGCCGATCCCGGCCGGCGAGAGCGGCACGCTGGTGCTGGCCAATGCGCCGTCCATCGGCCTTGGGGTCGCCCTGGGGACGGTGATCGCCGCGACGCCGGAGGCGCTCACTGTCGAGCCGGTCGGCCTGGGCCGCGTCGCCCTGCGCCATGCCGGCGGCCTGCTGTCGGTGACGGCGGGCGGCGTGGTCACTGTGGGCGGCCTTGCCGGCGAGGCGACGCAGTTCCAGTGGATGGAAACTCCGACCGGGGAGGTGACGCTGATGGCCCTCGCCACCAACCGCTTCCTCCGCATCGCCGCCGATGGCGCCGTAAGGGCCGACAGCCCCGGCCCCCGGCCGGACGGCGGAGACGGCACGCGCTTCAGGTTTGCCGGACCCGTGTAA
- a CDS encoding PAS sensor domain-containing protein → MIKLLRPADRRIDPSLHSISLADARRPDCPLIYVNKGFEKLTGYTPGEVIGRNCRFLQGAGTDRAQVARLAQAMAKGEELLIDLMNYRKDGSPFWNRLSIRPVRARDGEITHFIGIQSDISRLVSLQESLESWARELAGDKAG, encoded by the coding sequence ATGATCAAGCTTCTCCGTCCCGCAGACAGACGCATCGACCCGTCGCTGCATTCGATCAGCCTGGCCGATGCCCGGCGCCCCGATTGCCCGCTCATCTACGTCAACAAGGGTTTCGAGAAGCTCACCGGCTATACGCCGGGCGAGGTGATCGGCCGGAATTGCCGCTTCCTGCAGGGAGCAGGTACCGACCGGGCGCAGGTTGCCCGCCTCGCCCAGGCGATGGCAAAGGGCGAAGAGCTGCTGATCGACCTGATGAACTACCGCAAGGACGGCAGCCCGTTCTGGAACCGGCTGTCGATCCGGCCGGTCCGCGCGCGGGACGGCGAGATCACCCACTTCATCGGCATCCAGTCCGACATTTCCCGGCTGGTCAGCCTGCAGGAGAGCCTCGAAAGCTGGGCGCGCGAGCTTGCCGGGGACAAGGCCGGTTAA
- a CDS encoding Tex family protein, with protein sequence MSQLDARIAAQIATEIAARPDQVRAAVELLDGGATVPFVARYRKEVTGGLDDTQLRLLAERLTYLRELEARRAAILKSIDEQGKLTPELTASISRAATKAELEDLYLPFRPKRRTKAEIARERGLGPLAEAILANRSADPVALAEAYITAEVPGTKEALEGARDIVIEGLSENAALLGQLRAHMRDKAMLSARVLKGKEEAGAKFADYFDHSERWNKVAGHRALAMMRGRDEEVLSLEIEVDADVADPVKPAERLVIGALEAQGNGAGDRWLREVAGWAWRTRLRITLAIDLMVELRERAELEAIGVFARNLKDLLLAAPAGARATMGLDPGIRTGVKVAVIDATGKLLDSDTIYPFPPRNDAIGAQAAIEGLISKHGVELIAIGNGTGSRETEKLVVDLIARLPAPKPTKVIVSEAGASVYSASELAAAEFPNLDVSLRGAVSIARRLQDPLAELVKIEPKAIGVGQYQHDVDQYRLGRSLDAVVEDAVNAVGVDLNTASAPLLARISGLGPSVAEAIVTHRDANGPFRSRQALLEVPRLGQRTFEQSAGFLRITGGSEPLDASSVHPEAYGVARKIVAACGRDLREIMGDKSALSGLDPRRFVDDRFGLPTVRDILAELEKPGRDPRPAFKTATFAEGVDDIKHLKPGMLLEGTVTNVAAFGAFVDIGVHQDGLVHVSQLADKFVKDPHEVVKAGDVVKVRVVEVDVPRKRIGLSMRKEIDTSAPRDRPRDQPVRANQRVAKEAPRSTGSLGDMLSEAMKRKK encoded by the coding sequence ATGTCCCAACTCGACGCCCGCATCGCCGCCCAGATCGCCACCGAGATCGCCGCCCGCCCCGACCAGGTCCGGGCGGCGGTGGAGCTGCTCGACGGCGGCGCCACGGTGCCGTTCGTCGCGCGCTACCGCAAGGAAGTGACCGGCGGCCTCGACGACACCCAGCTGCGCCTGCTGGCCGAGCGGCTGACCTATCTGCGCGAACTGGAAGCCCGCCGCGCCGCGATCCTCAAATCCATCGACGAACAGGGCAAGCTCACCCCCGAGTTGACCGCCTCCATCTCGCGCGCCGCCACCAAGGCCGAGCTCGAGGATCTCTATCTGCCGTTCAGGCCCAAGCGCCGCACCAAGGCCGAAATCGCGCGGGAGCGTGGGCTTGGCCCGCTTGCAGAAGCCATCCTCGCCAACCGCAGCGCCGATCCCGTGGCGCTCGCCGAAGCGTACATCACGGCGGAGGTGCCCGGCACCAAGGAGGCGCTCGAAGGCGCCCGCGACATCGTCATCGAGGGCCTGTCGGAAAACGCCGCCCTGCTCGGCCAGCTGCGCGCCCATATGCGCGACAAGGCCATGCTGAGCGCCAGGGTACTGAAGGGCAAGGAGGAGGCCGGCGCCAAGTTCGCCGACTATTTCGACCATTCCGAACGCTGGAACAAGGTCGCCGGCCACCGGGCCCTCGCCATGATGCGCGGCCGCGACGAGGAGGTGCTGAGCCTCGAGATCGAGGTGGATGCCGACGTCGCCGATCCGGTCAAGCCGGCCGAGCGCCTGGTCATCGGCGCGCTCGAGGCGCAGGGCAATGGCGCCGGCGACCGTTGGCTCCGCGAGGTGGCCGGCTGGGCCTGGCGCACGCGGCTGCGCATCACGCTCGCCATCGACCTGATGGTGGAGCTGCGCGAGCGCGCCGAGCTCGAAGCTATCGGCGTCTTCGCCCGCAACCTCAAGGATCTGCTGCTGGCCGCTCCGGCCGGCGCCCGCGCCACCATGGGGCTAGACCCCGGCATCCGCACCGGGGTTAAGGTCGCGGTCATCGACGCCACCGGCAAGCTCCTCGACAGCGACACCATCTACCCCTTCCCGCCTCGCAATGACGCGATCGGCGCCCAGGCCGCCATCGAGGGGCTGATCAGCAAGCACGGCGTCGAACTCATCGCCATCGGCAACGGCACCGGCAGCCGCGAGACCGAAAAGCTGGTGGTCGACCTGATCGCGCGCCTGCCGGCGCCCAAGCCGACCAAGGTGATCGTCTCGGAGGCCGGCGCTTCGGTCTATTCCGCCTCCGAACTGGCCGCGGCCGAGTTCCCCAATCTCGACGTGTCGCTGCGCGGCGCCGTCTCCATCGCCCGGCGCCTGCAGGATCCGCTCGCCGAACTGGTCAAGATCGAGCCCAAGGCAATCGGCGTCGGCCAGTACCAGCACGATGTCGACCAGTACCGCCTCGGCCGCTCGCTCGATGCCGTAGTGGAAGACGCGGTGAACGCCGTCGGCGTCGACCTCAACACCGCCTCGGCACCGCTGCTGGCGCGCATCTCCGGTCTCGGCCCCTCGGTCGCCGAAGCCATCGTCACCCACCGCGACGCCAACGGCCCGTTCCGCTCGCGCCAGGCACTGCTCGAGGTGCCGCGGCTCGGCCAGCGCACCTTCGAGCAGAGCGCCGGGTTCCTCCGCATCACCGGCGGCAGCGAACCGCTCGATGCCTCATCGGTGCACCCCGAAGCCTATGGCGTCGCCCGCAAGATCGTCGCCGCCTGCGGCCGCGACCTGCGTGAGATCATGGGCGACAAGTCGGCGCTGTCGGGCCTCGATCCCAGGCGCTTCGTCGATGACCGCTTCGGCCTGCCGACGGTGCGCGACATCCTCGCCGAGCTGGAAAAGCCCGGCCGCGACCCCCGCCCCGCCTTCAAGACCGCGACCTTCGCCGAGGGCGTCGACGACATCAAACACCTCAAACCCGGCATGCTGCTCGAAGGCACCGTCACCAACGTCGCCGCCTTCGGGGCCTTCGTCGATATCGGCGTGCATCAGGATGGGCTGGTGCACGTCTCGCAACTGGCCGACAAATTCGTCAAGGACCCGCACGAGGTGGTCAAGGCAGGAGACGTGGTGAAGGTGCGCGTCGTCGAAGTCGACGTACCGCGTAAACGCATCGGCCTCAGCATGCGCAAGGAGATCGACACCTCAGCTCCGCGCGATCGCCCGCGTGATCAGCCGGTGCGCGCCAATCAGCGCGTGGCGAAGGAGGCGCCGCGCAGCACCGGGTCGCTGGGGGACATGCTCAGCGAGGCCATGAAGCGGAAGAAGTAG
- a CDS encoding GntR family transcriptional regulator, with amino-acid sequence MFAIDANSIDKSLPVPVGTQLYGLLSYALSFGGIAHGTRLQSVRQLAAELGIAPMTVAQVYQRLRDAGLVEMKHGLGAFAVSDMKKRGSDNLPVSSLRADIEVLIGKAEKLGVSTLTLTSMINAQSLLRRPKAGLKIVFVAIFEGPGRDYVAQLKPVLATNDQIQLITLDSLRVTEELRRISTEADIVLTFLHREAEVQALIPEARVLGLRFIPSMRTRQALAGLDPRTRIAAVTYFEEYIAIMRPSVREFAPHVSDIRVTWLSAPDLGEVIAQCDAVIFASGADHVADLVQPGVPCFEYRHAPDPGALEGVLVPHLADLRRGKIAVNETAPEEGGAELDAAAGDTATA; translated from the coding sequence GTGTTCGCGATCGACGCCAACAGCATCGACAAGTCCCTGCCCGTGCCCGTGGGCACGCAGCTCTATGGGCTGTTGAGCTATGCGCTATCGTTCGGCGGCATCGCCCACGGCACCCGCCTGCAATCGGTGCGCCAGCTCGCCGCCGAGCTCGGCATCGCGCCGATGACCGTGGCCCAGGTCTACCAGCGGCTCCGCGATGCCGGCCTCGTCGAGATGAAGCACGGGCTCGGCGCCTTCGCCGTCTCCGACATGAAGAAGCGCGGTTCGGACAACTTGCCGGTCTCCTCGCTCCGCGCCGATATCGAGGTGCTGATCGGCAAGGCCGAAAAGCTCGGCGTCTCGACCCTGACGCTCACCTCGATGATCAACGCCCAGTCGCTGCTGCGCCGCCCCAAGGCCGGCCTGAAGATCGTCTTCGTCGCCATCTTCGAGGGGCCCGGGCGCGATTACGTGGCGCAGCTCAAACCGGTGCTGGCGACCAACGACCAGATCCAGCTGATCACCCTCGATTCCCTCAGGGTCACCGAGGAGCTGCGCCGGATCAGCACCGAGGCCGACATCGTCCTCACTTTCCTCCATCGTGAGGCCGAGGTGCAGGCGCTGATCCCCGAGGCGCGGGTGCTGGGGCTGCGCTTCATTCCCTCGATGCGCACTCGCCAGGCCCTGGCCGGGCTCGACCCGCGCACCCGCATCGCCGCGGTGACCTATTTCGAGGAATACATCGCCATCATGCGCCCCAGCGTGCGCGAGTTCGCGCCGCACGTTTCCGACATCCGCGTCACCTGGCTGTCGGCGCCCGACCTCGGCGAGGTGATCGCGCAGTGCGACGCAGTGATCTTTGCCTCGGGCGCCGACCATGTGGCCGACCTGGTGCAGCCCGGCGTGCCCTGCTTCGAATACCGGCATGCGCCGGATCCCGGCGCGCTCGAGGGCGTGCTGGTGCCGCACCTGGCGGACCTCCGCCGGGGCAAGATCGCCGTCAACGAGACGGCGCCGGAGGAAGGTGGCGCCGAGCTCGACGCCGCCGCAGGAGATACGGCGACCGCATGA
- a CDS encoding ABC transporter substrate-binding protein — translation MNKLLLLTTAMVALGVLPATVTLAQDKAIVIGTDVDAGTLDPRLTRDTTAYRAADLIYAGLVHLNSKLEAVPDLAESWESPDPQTVIFKLRPDLKFSDGSPLTADDVVYTYESVINPDFNAPDRALYSPISKIEAVDPQTVKFTLSAPYAPLLSYLDKGIVSKAAVEAGKDPATDPVGAGPMVLSAWNRGSDIVLKANPSYWDGAPDVTDVTVKIIGDNSARAQAFEAGDLDVIQSPLSPNDIARLKADSRFGNVITAGLGVTYINYNTKDPLLADPGMRQAFSMLIDQNSIVNDIYQGVDQIASSIILPSSWAYSPDIKQPTFSIEGAVAKFNELGWKDSDGDGILDKDGKKLTVTLSTHSEDPNRVQSIELTQALMQSAGVDAQVQITDWPSFSTNYVQKGLHQIALLGWLNIVDPDRLLFGQLSTGGSTNWGGYSNPEVDKLLQEGRSSLDQAARAKAYQAAATILASDLPYFIVSDQGYQLFYKQPFPVEVHATPRGNFRGLIGMDD, via the coding sequence ATGAACAAACTTCTATTGCTGACCACCGCCATGGTGGCGCTGGGCGTGCTGCCGGCGACGGTCACGCTGGCGCAGGACAAGGCCATTGTGATCGGCACCGACGTCGATGCCGGCACGCTCGATCCGCGCCTGACGCGCGACACCACCGCCTACCGCGCCGCCGATCTGATCTATGCGGGCCTCGTGCACCTCAACAGTAAGCTCGAGGCAGTGCCCGACCTTGCCGAAAGCTGGGAGTCGCCCGATCCGCAAACCGTGATCTTCAAGCTGCGGCCCGACCTCAAATTCTCCGACGGCTCGCCGCTCACCGCCGACGACGTGGTCTATACCTATGAGAGCGTCATCAACCCCGATTTCAACGCCCCCGATCGCGCGCTCTACAGCCCGATCAGCAAGATCGAGGCGGTCGACCCGCAGACGGTGAAGTTCACCCTCTCGGCCCCCTATGCGCCGCTCCTGAGCTATCTCGACAAGGGCATCGTGTCGAAAGCCGCCGTCGAGGCTGGCAAGGACCCGGCCACCGATCCGGTCGGCGCCGGCCCGATGGTACTGAGCGCCTGGAACCGCGGCAGCGACATAGTGCTGAAGGCCAACCCGAGCTATTGGGACGGCGCCCCTGATGTGACCGACGTCACCGTCAAGATCATCGGCGACAACTCGGCCCGCGCCCAGGCCTTCGAGGCGGGCGATCTCGACGTCATCCAGTCGCCGCTGTCGCCCAACGACATCGCCCGGCTCAAGGCCGACAGCCGCTTCGGCAACGTCATCACCGCCGGGCTGGGCGTCACCTACATCAACTACAACACCAAGGATCCGCTGCTGGCCGACCCCGGCATGCGCCAGGCCTTCTCGATGCTGATCGACCAGAATTCGATCGTCAATGACATCTACCAGGGCGTCGACCAGATCGCGTCCTCGATCATCCTCCCCTCCTCGTGGGCCTATTCGCCCGACATCAAGCAGCCGACCTTCAGCATCGAAGGCGCGGTCGCCAAGTTCAACGAGCTGGGCTGGAAGGATTCTGACGGCGACGGCATCCTCGACAAGGACGGCAAGAAGCTGACGGTGACGCTCTCCACCCACAGCGAAGACCCCAACCGCGTGCAGTCGATCGAGCTGACCCAGGCGCTGATGCAGTCGGCCGGCGTCGACGCCCAGGTGCAGATCACCGACTGGCCGTCCTTCTCGACCAACTATGTGCAGAAAGGCCTGCACCAGATCGCGCTGCTCGGCTGGCTCAACATCGTCGATCCCGACCGGCTGCTGTTCGGCCAGCTCTCGACCGGCGGCTCGACCAACTGGGGCGGCTATTCCAACCCTGAAGTCGACAAGCTCCTGCAGGAAGGCCGCTCGTCGCTCGATCAGGCGGCGCGCGCCAAGGCCTACCAGGCGGCGGCGACCATCCTCGCCTCCGACCTGCCCTACTTCATCGTCTCCGACCAGGGCTACCAGCTGTTCTACAAGCAGCCCTTCCCGGTCGAGGTGCACGCCACCCCACGCGGCAATTTCCGCGGCCTCATCGGCATGGACGACTAA
- a CDS encoding M24 family metallopeptidase, producing MSFSQRLGADFYQRVHRDIRARMAETGVDLLLLDANDDVIYTTGFSHYTTERPVVFAISQTGAWLLLPRLEQGHAAHQVIAAEPVIYFEFPGVDKPFDVLARALPAQSGTVAHSYGIAFGRIAQIASAFPNAKVVPSNIVQQMRLRKYPEEIVLHREAARISDEMVRAGVALIGEALRGGGELPSEIEIEQHVSRHAMNIMYSEHEELMLVQGLASGLVYSGIRSSFPHGMPTGNPVKRGESLILSLGCRVGGRAAESERTFFIGEPSAEQQRHYSVAYEAQKLATAALIAGHTCASSDNLALGYIRDQGMAENALHRVGHGMGIMFHESPWIEAGDQTILEPGMIASSEPSITVPGFAGYRIADTVLVTAEGPDSMTHYPRKIDEIVIA from the coding sequence ATGAGTTTCTCGCAGCGCCTTGGCGCCGATTTCTATCAGCGCGTCCATCGCGATATCCGCGCCCGCATGGCCGAGACCGGGGTCGACCTACTGCTGCTCGATGCCAATGACGATGTCATCTACACCACGGGCTTCTCGCACTACACCACCGAGCGGCCGGTGGTCTTCGCCATCAGCCAGACCGGTGCCTGGCTGCTGCTGCCGCGGCTCGAACAGGGGCATGCGGCGCATCAGGTCATCGCCGCCGAGCCGGTGATCTATTTCGAGTTTCCGGGCGTCGACAAACCCTTCGACGTGCTCGCCCGGGCACTCCCCGCGCAGTCGGGCACCGTCGCCCACAGCTACGGCATCGCCTTCGGCCGCATCGCGCAGATCGCTTCGGCCTTCCCCAATGCCAAGGTCGTACCCTCCAACATCGTCCAGCAGATGCGGCTCAGGAAATATCCCGAGGAGATCGTGCTGCATCGCGAGGCCGCCCGCATCTCCGACGAGATGGTGCGCGCCGGCGTGGCGCTGATCGGCGAGGCATTGCGCGGCGGTGGCGAGCTGCCGAGCGAGATCGAGATCGAGCAGCACGTGTCGCGGCACGCCATGAACATCATGTATTCCGAGCACGAGGAGCTGATGCTGGTGCAGGGCCTCGCCTCCGGCCTTGTCTATTCCGGCATCCGCTCGAGCTTCCCGCACGGCATGCCCACCGGCAATCCGGTCAAACGCGGCGAGAGCCTGATCCTGTCGCTGGGCTGCCGGGTCGGCGGCCGCGCCGCCGAAAGCGAGCGCACCTTCTTCATCGGCGAGCCCTCTGCCGAACAGCAGCGGCATTACTCCGTGGCCTACGAAGCCCAGAAGCTGGCGACTGCGGCGCTGATCGCCGGCCACACCTGCGCCTCCTCGGACAACCTGGCGCTCGGCTATATCCGCGACCAGGGCATGGCGGAGAATGCGCTGCACCGCGTCGGCCACGGCATGGGCATCATGTTCCATGAATCGCCGTGGATCGAAGCGGGCGACCAGACCATCCTCGAGCCCGGCATGATCGCCTCCAGCGAACCCTCGATCACCGTCCCAGGCTTCGCCGGCTACCGCATCGCCGACACCGTGCTGGTCACCGCAGAGGGGCCGGACAGCATGACCCACTACCCGCGCAAGATCGACGAGATCGTCATCGCATGA
- a CDS encoding ABC transporter permease produces the protein MLAYVIRRLLLLIPMAVGMIVVTFGLLLLVPGDPAAVLLGPEASPEMIANLRRTLGLDDPWYVRLGAYFWQLLHGDLGRSIFQSAPVSEIIGGRIGATIELAVVALLLATILGVTLGVLAAVRQGSLIDTVTMLLAQLGVSMPVYWLGLLLMLGFAVQLNWLPAIGRGAPMPEAIVAALSGRPQVLWDSILHILLPALALAANSAAIISRLVRTSMLEVLREDFVRTAYAKGLRRPRVVVRHALRNALLPVLSVIGLRFGALLGGAVLVEMIFAWPGLGQLTFSAVSQRDLPLIQGIVLTFALIFALVNLVVDLLYALVDPRVRLG, from the coding sequence ATGCTAGCCTATGTCATCCGCCGCCTGCTGCTGCTGATCCCCATGGCGGTCGGCATGATTGTCGTCACCTTCGGCCTGCTGCTGCTGGTGCCGGGCGATCCGGCCGCGGTGCTGCTCGGCCCCGAGGCGTCGCCCGAAATGATCGCCAATCTCAGGCGCACGCTGGGGCTCGATGACCCCTGGTATGTCAGGCTCGGCGCCTATTTCTGGCAGCTGCTGCATGGCGATCTCGGCCGCTCGATCTTCCAGAGCGCCCCGGTCAGCGAGATCATCGGCGGCCGCATCGGCGCGACCATCGAGCTTGCCGTGGTGGCGCTGCTGCTCGCCACCATCCTCGGCGTGACGCTGGGCGTCCTCGCCGCGGTGCGCCAGGGCTCGCTCATCGACACCGTGACCATGCTGCTCGCCCAGCTCGGCGTCTCCATGCCGGTCTACTGGCTGGGGCTCCTCTTGATGCTGGGCTTTGCCGTGCAGCTCAACTGGCTGCCGGCCATCGGCCGCGGCGCGCCGATGCCCGAGGCGATCGTCGCGGCGCTGAGCGGCCGGCCGCAGGTATTGTGGGATTCCATCCTCCACATCCTCCTCCCCGCCCTGGCGCTCGCCGCCAATTCGGCGGCGATCATCTCCCGGCTGGTGCGCACCTCGATGCTCGAAGTGCTGCGCGAGGATTTCGTCCGCACCGCCTATGCCAAGGGCCTGCGCCGGCCGCGCGTCGTGGTGCGCCATGCGCTGCGCAACGCGCTGCTGCCGGTGTTGAGCGTCATCGGGCTGCGCTTTGGGGCACTGCTCGGCGGCGCCGTGCTGGTGGAAATGATCTTTGCCTGGCCGGGCCTCGGCCAATTGACCTTTTCGGCCGTGTCGCAGCGCGACCTGCCGCTGATCCAGGGGATCGTCCTGACCTTCGCACTGATCTTCGCGCTGGTGAACCTCGTCGTCGACCTGCTCTACGCGCTGGTCGATCCGCGCGTGCGGCTGGGGTGA
- a CDS encoding ABC transporter permease, which produces MRIPKPLRNPSLVIGGLIILTLVVLAVFAPLLATHGVDQPDMRNRFSLPSAVHWLGTDNLGRDLWSRLIFGARISLSIGIISVTVAALIGTTVGLAAGYFGGWVDMLLMRITDVFLGFPAVVLTLAIVAVLGPGIVNISAAIIAVTWTEYARVVRSTTLVLREQNYVQAAKALGAGWPRILFMEILPNTLGPIIVLASLGLGTAVIIESALSFLGFGLPPPTPTWGWTLSYGTRFIRDEPWLSIIAGATIMVTVLGFNLLGDGLRDILDPRQLTRAK; this is translated from the coding sequence ATGCGGATTCCAAAACCCCTTCGCAATCCCTCGCTGGTGATCGGCGGCCTGATCATCCTCACCCTGGTGGTCCTCGCCGTATTCGCCCCGCTGCTCGCGACGCATGGCGTCGACCAGCCCGACATGCGCAACCGCTTCTCGCTCCCCTCAGCGGTCCATTGGCTGGGCACCGACAACCTGGGGCGCGACCTGTGGAGCCGGCTGATCTTCGGGGCGCGCATTTCGCTCTCCATCGGCATCATCTCGGTGACGGTCGCGGCGCTGATCGGCACCACCGTCGGCCTCGCCGCCGGCTATTTCGGCGGCTGGGTCGATATGCTGCTGATGCGGATCACCGACGTGTTCCTCGGCTTCCCCGCCGTGGTGCTGACCCTCGCCATCGTCGCCGTGCTGGGGCCGGGCATCGTCAACATCTCGGCCGCCATCATCGCCGTCACCTGGACCGAATATGCCCGCGTCGTGCGCTCGACCACCCTGGTGCTGCGCGAGCAGAACTACGTGCAGGCCGCCAAGGCGCTCGGCGCCGGCTGGCCGCGCATCCTGTTCATGGAAATCCTCCCCAACACGCTGGGGCCGATCATCGTCCTCGCTTCGCTCGGGCTCGGCACGGCGGTGATCATTGAATCGGCGTTGAGCTTTCTCGGCTTCGGCCTGCCGCCGCCGACCCCGACCTGGGGCTGGACCCTCTCCTACGGCACCCGCTTCATCCGCGACGAGCCGTGGCTCTCCATCATCGCCGGGGCCACCATCATGGTGACCGTGCTCGGCTTCAACCTCCTGGGAGACGGGCTGAGGGACATCCTCGATCCGCGCCAGCTCACCCGCGCCAAGTGA